One window of Mesorhizobium loti R88b genomic DNA carries:
- a CDS encoding putative bifunctional diguanylate cyclase/phosphodiesterase codes for MRVISCIVTEHNLWLVLLAALMCVTGCWVTIGLLDRARKTVGVQMRGWLFLTAVAAGSSIWCTHFIAMLAYQPGAPITFDPALTMISLVIAMIGTGAGFGLALDKGRGLAPEWGGCLVGLAISAMHYTGMMAYHVAGIVEWDAVYVVASLVIAMAFSAVAIGQAVRRPHRWSHYFGIGLLVLAIVGLHFTAMAAVAVTPISFITTGTNPDILEAMAVAVAVVGMIVAATGFASYLIDERGRLESFERLQHLALNDALTGLANRVAFNDRLDHEIEQVREDDETMTAVIVIDLDRFKEINDLRGHAAGDQALKIVARRLAKLAGDGEFVARLGGDEFAAIKRFKDQNDLLGLVSRLEKSLFQPLRIDDFETITGASIGVAVYPRDGADRERLVSNADLAMYRAKNDVTRAVCFYESAMDETARARRALATDLRLAIERGELSLHYQVQTSVATGATCGYEALLRWTHPVRGMVPPVEFIPIAEENGSILAIGEWVLRTACRQAASWNNEHKIAVNLSPVQLAHADLAKLVHQILIETGLSPKRLELELTESTIVADKVRTLHVLRQIKALGVTIAIDDFGTGYSSLDTLRSFPFDKIKLDRSFMADVERSPQAKAIIRAVLTLGRSLDIPVLAEGVETHVQLTILQVEGCNEAQGYFLGRPKPIDQILLAGGPDVQAHVIEGPVRIRAVAG; via the coding sequence ATGCGCGTTATATCATGCATCGTCACGGAGCATAATCTGTGGCTTGTCCTGCTGGCGGCGCTGATGTGCGTCACAGGCTGCTGGGTAACGATCGGTCTCCTGGACCGCGCCAGGAAAACCGTCGGTGTGCAGATGCGCGGATGGTTGTTCCTGACCGCGGTCGCGGCCGGTTCCTCGATCTGGTGCACGCATTTCATCGCCATGCTGGCCTATCAGCCCGGCGCGCCGATCACCTTCGATCCGGCGCTCACCATGATATCCCTGGTCATCGCCATGATCGGAACCGGGGCGGGCTTCGGCCTTGCCCTGGACAAAGGCCGCGGTCTGGCGCCGGAATGGGGCGGATGCCTTGTCGGGCTGGCGATCTCGGCCATGCACTATACCGGCATGATGGCCTATCATGTGGCCGGCATCGTCGAGTGGGACGCCGTCTATGTCGTCGCGTCGCTGGTGATCGCGATGGCGTTCTCCGCCGTGGCGATCGGCCAGGCGGTGCGCCGGCCGCACCGCTGGTCGCACTATTTCGGCATCGGGCTTTTGGTGCTGGCGATTGTCGGCCTTCATTTCACGGCGATGGCGGCGGTGGCGGTAACGCCGATCTCCTTCATCACTACGGGCACCAATCCCGATATCCTCGAAGCGATGGCCGTCGCGGTCGCCGTGGTCGGCATGATCGTCGCGGCGACCGGCTTCGCCAGCTACCTGATCGACGAGCGCGGCCGGCTCGAGAGCTTCGAGCGGCTGCAGCATCTTGCCCTCAATGACGCGCTCACCGGGCTTGCCAACCGCGTCGCCTTCAACGACCGCCTCGACCATGAGATCGAGCAAGTGCGCGAGGATGACGAGACGATGACCGCGGTCATCGTCATCGATCTCGACCGCTTCAAGGAAATCAACGACCTCAGGGGACACGCCGCCGGCGACCAGGCGCTCAAGATCGTTGCCCGCAGGCTGGCGAAGCTGGCCGGCGACGGCGAGTTCGTCGCCCGGCTCGGCGGTGACGAATTTGCCGCCATCAAGCGCTTCAAGGACCAGAACGACCTGCTCGGCCTGGTGTCGCGCCTGGAAAAATCATTGTTCCAGCCCTTGCGGATCGACGATTTCGAGACAATCACCGGCGCCAGCATCGGCGTCGCCGTCTATCCGCGTGACGGCGCCGACCGCGAGAGGCTGGTCAGCAATGCGGATCTGGCCATGTACCGGGCCAAGAACGACGTGACGCGGGCCGTCTGCTTCTACGAATCGGCCATGGACGAGACGGCGCGGGCTCGCCGCGCGCTGGCCACCGACCTTCGCCTGGCGATCGAGCGCGGCGAGCTCTCGCTGCACTATCAGGTGCAGACCTCGGTTGCTACCGGTGCCACCTGTGGCTACGAGGCGCTGCTGCGCTGGACCCATCCCGTGCGCGGCATGGTGCCGCCTGTCGAATTCATTCCGATTGCCGAGGAGAACGGGTCTATCCTGGCGATCGGCGAATGGGTGCTGCGCACCGCCTGCCGCCAGGCTGCTTCCTGGAACAATGAGCACAAGATCGCTGTCAATCTGTCGCCGGTGCAACTTGCCCACGCCGATCTCGCCAAGCTCGTCCACCAGATCCTGATCGAAACCGGCCTGTCGCCGAAGCGTCTCGAACTCGAGCTCACCGAATCGACGATCGTCGCCGACAAGGTGCGCACGCTGCATGTGCTGCGCCAGATCAAGGCGCTGGGCGTAACAATTGCGATCGACGATTTCGGCACCGGCTATTCATCGCTCGACACGCTGCGCTCGTTTCCGTTCGACAAGATCAAGCTCGACCGCTCCTTCATGGCCGATGTCGAGCGCAGCCCGCAGGCCAAGGCGATCATCCGCGCCGTGCTGACACTGGGGCGCAGCCTCGACATTCCGGTGCTCGCCGAAGGCGTCGAGACCCATGTCCAGCTTACCATCCTGCAGGTCGAAGGCTGCAACGAGGCGCAAGGCTATTTCCTTGGCCGGCCCAAGCCGATCGACCAGATCCTGCTGGCCGGGGGTCCTGATGTCCAGGCGCACGTCATCGAGGGGCCCGTCAGGATACGGGCAGTCGCCGGCTGA
- a CDS encoding argininosuccinate synthase, giving the protein MSKTKDVKKVVLAYSGGLDTSIILKWLQTELGAEVVTFTADLGQGGELEPARQKAEMMGIKDIRIVDVREEFVSDFVFPMFRANTVYEGTYLLGTSIARPLISKHLVEIARETGADAIAHGATGKGNDQVRFELSAYALNPDIKVIAPWRDWSFKSRTDLINFAEQHQIPVAKDKRGEAPFSVDANLLHSSSEGKVLEDPWIEPPEFVHQRTISPMDAPDTVTEIEIEFLKGDPIALNGKKLSPATMLAALNDLGRDNGIGRLDLVENRFVGMKSRGVYETPGGTILIVAHRAIESITLDRGAGHLKDEFMPRYAELIYNGFWFSPERLMLQAMIDKSQEDVEGTVRLKLYKGNVIVTGRKSKKTLYSDALVTFEDDRGAYDQKDASGFIRLNALRLRTLAARNRKG; this is encoded by the coding sequence ATGTCCAAGACCAAAGACGTCAAGAAGGTCGTGCTCGCCTATTCTGGCGGCCTCGACACATCCATCATCCTGAAATGGCTGCAGACCGAACTCGGCGCTGAAGTCGTCACCTTCACCGCCGACCTCGGTCAGGGCGGCGAACTGGAGCCGGCGCGTCAGAAAGCCGAGATGATGGGTATCAAGGACATCCGCATCGTCGATGTGCGCGAGGAATTCGTCTCCGACTTCGTGTTCCCGATGTTCCGCGCCAACACCGTCTACGAAGGCACCTACCTGCTCGGCACCTCGATCGCGCGGCCGCTGATCTCCAAGCACCTCGTCGAGATCGCCAGGGAGACCGGCGCCGATGCGATCGCGCACGGCGCCACCGGCAAGGGCAACGACCAGGTTCGTTTTGAGCTGTCGGCCTATGCGCTCAACCCCGACATCAAGGTCATCGCGCCATGGCGCGACTGGTCGTTCAAGTCGCGCACGGACCTGATCAATTTCGCCGAGCAGCACCAGATCCCGGTGGCCAAGGACAAACGGGGCGAGGCGCCGTTCTCGGTCGACGCCAACCTTCTGCATTCCTCCTCGGAGGGCAAGGTGCTCGAGGATCCGTGGATCGAGCCGCCGGAATTCGTCCATCAGCGCACCATTTCGCCAATGGATGCGCCTGACACGGTCACCGAGATCGAGATCGAATTTTTAAAGGGCGATCCGATCGCGCTCAACGGCAAGAAGCTGTCACCGGCGACCATGCTGGCAGCCCTCAACGATCTCGGCCGCGACAATGGCATCGGCCGGCTCGATCTTGTCGAGAACCGCTTCGTCGGCATGAAGTCGCGCGGCGTCTACGAGACGCCCGGCGGCACCATCCTGATCGTTGCCCACCGCGCCATCGAATCGATAACTCTCGACCGGGGTGCCGGCCACCTCAAGGACGAGTTCATGCCGCGCTATGCGGAACTCATCTACAACGGCTTCTGGTTCTCGCCCGAGCGGCTGATGCTGCAGGCGATGATCGACAAGAGCCAGGAAGACGTCGAAGGCACGGTGCGGCTCAAGCTCTACAAGGGCAATGTCATCGTCACCGGCCGCAAGTCGAAGAAGACGCTCTATTCCGACGCGCTTGTCACCTTCGAGGATGACCGCGGCGCCTACGACCAGAAGGACGCCTCCGGCTTCATCCGCCTCAACGCGCTCAGGCTGCGCACGCTTGCCGCGCGCAACCGGAAGGGTTGA